Within Desulfobacteraceae bacterium, the genomic segment GTGGTGGTCATGGGCGTTGAAAGCGGCAGCCCGGGGGAGGTGGCCGGCGTCCAACTGGGGGACGTGATCCAGGAGATCAATCACCAGAAGGTCGGCACCCCTGAGGACTACAATCGGATTATCGCAAAAAGCGCCCAGGGCGAGACGCTTCAGTTTTTCATCATGCGTCCGGCAGCGGGTTTCGTGGTGGTCAAAATCACCCCCTGACAGGCTCGGGCGCACCCATGGAGCTTTCCAACGACCTGCCGGAGCCCCTGGAGCTCCGGGCGCCGGCCAAAATCAACCTCTTCCTGGCGGTCACCGGCAGGCGCGCTGACGGCTACCACGAGCTGTTGAGCCTGATGTGCGCCATCGGCCTCTACGACCGGGTGAGCCTGCGCTTTGGCGGGCGCGGGATCCGGGTGTCCTGCGACCACCCCGCGGTGCCCGAGGACGATCGCAACCTGGTGCATCGCGCGGCCAGCCGTTTTTTCGACCGTCTGGGTGTTCTGCCCGGGGTGACAATCCGGATTGATAAGCGGATTCCGGTGGCGGCCGGCCTGGGCGGCGGCAGCAGCGATGCGGCCGCCGTGCTCGGGGGACTCAACCGGGCTTTCGGGCGGCCGTTCACATCCGAGCTGCTGCAGCCCATGGCGCTGGCCGTGGGGGCTGACGTGCCGTTCTTTCTCACCGGCAAACCGGCCCTGGCCACCGGCGTCGGTGAACACCTGGAGCCGGTGACCGGCCTGGTCCCCTACCATGTCCTGACGGTGTGCCCCGACCTGAAGGTTTCAACCGCGGCGGTCTACAAAAATCTGAATTTGGGATTGACAAAATGTGAAAAAAAACTTAAACAACTTCACTTAAAAACCGAGCGATTTGACGCGCTTCACTTTCTCTGCAACGATCTGG encodes:
- the ispE gene encoding 4-(cytidine 5'-diphospho)-2-C-methyl-D-erythritol kinase; translated protein: MELSNDLPEPLELRAPAKINLFLAVTGRRADGYHELLSLMCAIGLYDRVSLRFGGRGIRVSCDHPAVPEDDRNLVHRAASRFFDRLGVLPGVTIRIDKRIPVAAGLGGGSSDAAAVLGGLNRAFGRPFTSELLQPMALAVGADVPFFLTGKPALATGVGEHLEPVTGLVPYHVLTVCPDLKVSTAAVYKNLNLGLTKCEKKLKQLHLKTERFDALHFLCNDLETVTIRNFPQLNEIKKALLGLGAAGALMSGSGPT